In Paenibacillus sp. BIC5C1, a genomic segment contains:
- the tagD gene encoding glycerol-3-phosphate cytidylyltransferase: MTTVLTYGTFDLLHDGHINLLKRAKELGDHLIVGLSNDNFNRLKNKETYFSFESRKMILESIRYVDLVIEESNWEQKISDVISNKVDIFVMGDDWKGKFDFLQDYCKVVYLTRTEGISTTKIKQDLFKKELA; the protein is encoded by the coding sequence ATGACAACAGTTCTAACTTATGGTACCTTTGATCTACTACACGATGGGCATATTAATCTTTTGAAACGTGCTAAAGAGTTAGGTGATCATTTGATCGTTGGTTTATCGAACGATAATTTTAATAGACTTAAAAATAAAGAAACATATTTTTCATTCGAATCCAGAAAAATGATTTTAGAATCCATCCGTTATGTTGATCTTGTTATAGAAGAATCAAACTGGGAACAGAAAATTAGTGATGTGATCTCCAATAAGGTTGACATATTTGTAATGGGAGATGATTGGAAAGGTAAGTTTGATTTTCTTCAGGACTACTGCAAAGTAGTATACTTAACAAGAACAGAGGGAATCTCAACTACTAAAATTAAACAGGATTTATTTAAGAAGGAATTAGCATGA